Part of the Cloacibacterium caeni genome is shown below.
GGGTCTTCTCTTAAAGATTTCTGAAAAGCACGAAGCGCTTCCATATTTTTTTTGGCTGCTTTGTAGCACAATCCAATTTTGTAAAAAGTAAAAGCTTTGGTGTATTCTAATTCCAGCTGTTCTTCGTAAACCTCAATCGCTTTTTCCCATTGTTCCATCGCTTCATAACACGCTGCTTTATTGGCATAAACTCCAGCTGCATCAGAATTAATCGCTAGTAAATAATCGAAAGACTGAATTGCTTTTTCGTAGTTTTTTCGGTTGAAATAGAATTGTCCCATTTCAAACCAAGCGGTTTCCGAAAAAGGAAACTGATTGATATAATTTTGCAAAAATTCTTCTGCTTCTGCATGACGAGTCATTTCGCCATAACACATCATCGCACTTTCTAGCGCATATTCATCTTGAGGATCGTGTTTTAATGCTAATTTGTAGTTTTTCAATGCATTAAAAGGGTCTTGGAGATTGTAATATTCATCTGCAATGAAATTATGCAAGAAGCTTTCTTCCTCTTCAAGTTCTAATGCTTTTTCGCAAAATTCTATTGATTTTCTGGGATTTCCGTTGTTAGAATAATATTTGGCACAACAAACCAAAAAGTCGGTGCTTTCTGAACATGAAGGTTTCAACTCTTCAATTAATTGACGAGCTTGAACGTATTTTTCGAGTTCTAAAAAGACCTCTAATTGCTTAACTTTTAGTTCGATAGAATTAGGGTGAAGGTTTAAACCATAATTCACAGCCATTTCTGCAAAATTAATGTCTCCCATTTCTAAATAAAAAATAACAATGTCTTCTACTTCTTCTGTGTCAAAGTAGAACTGTTCGTTATTTTCTATCATGTCTTCGAACTTTTTAGCAAGCTCATTTTCAAAAAATTCTTCCAAATTATTTTATAGATATTAGATTTTAGATATTAAAGGTTAGATTTTAAAATACATTTTCTAGATTCTAACCTCTGATTTCTAATCTCTATATTAAACTTTTAATTTTTGCTATCATTTTGTCTGCCAGTTCATCTGCTTCTTGCTGAGAAAAGGCTTCTGTATAAATTCTAATAATAGGTTCTGTGTTTGATTTTCTGAGGTGAACCCAATTTTCTGGAAAATCAATTTTCACACCGTCAATCGTAGAAATTTCTTCCACATTGAGCGAAGTCGAAATGTTATATTCTTCCTGCATTTTTACCAATAATGCATCTACATCTATTTCTGGAGTAAGCTCTATCTTCTTTTTACCCATGTAATAAGCTGGATATGTAGCTCTTAACTCAGAAACAGTTTTGTTTTCTTTTGCCAAATGCGTCAAAAATAATGCTACACCAACCAAAGAATCTCTTCCATAATGCAAATCTGGATAAATAATTCCGCCATTTCCTTCTCCACCAATAACTGCGTTTTTCTCCTTCATTAAAGTCACCACATTTACTTCTCCTACAGCACTTGCAAAATATTCTGAATCTAGATTTCTAGCAACATCTCTCAAAGCTCGGCTTGAAGAAAGGTTAGAAATCGCAACTCCTTTCTTATGTCTCAGCAAATAGTCTGCCACAGCTACCAAAGTGTATTCTTCGCCGAACATTTCGCCATTTTCGTCAATAAGTGCCAATCTGTCTACATCTGGATCCACTACAATTCCTACATCTGCACCTTCTTTTTTAATTAAATCGCAAATGTCTGTTAAATGCTCTTTCAAAGGTTCTGGGTTGTGCGGAAATTGTCCGTTTGGTTCGCAATACAATTTCACTACTTCGCAACCTAATTTTTCTAAAAGTGGCGGAAGCGAAATTCCACCGGTAGAATTTACCGCATCAAGAACCACTTTGAATTTTTTAGCTTTTACGGCTTCTACATCTACCATTGGTAAATCTAGAATTTTCTGAATATGAATGTCAAAAGCGTCTGTTCTAGTTTCGTATTTTCCTAAATCGTCAACTTCGGCAAAGTTGAAATCTTCTTTTTCGGCGATTTCTAGCATTTCTGCACCATCTTTTCCACTGATAAATTCTCCTTTTTCGTTGAGCAATTTCAATGCGTTCCATTGTTTCGGATTGTGAGAAGCGGTTAAGATAATTCCGCCATCAGCTTTTAACTCTGGAACCATCACTTCCACAGTTGGGGTGGTAGAAAGTCCTAAATCTACTACATGAATTCCTAAACCTTGTAAAGTAGCGGTAACCAATGAATTAACCATTGCGCCAGAAATTCTGGCATCACGACCAATCACTAAGTTTAAATCTTTTTTATTTTTATTTTTTTGAAGCCAAGTTCCGAAAGCTGCAGTAAATTTTACTACATCTACAGGTGTAAGATTATCATCTACTTTACCACCGATGGTTCCACGGATTCCTGAGATACTTTTGATTAAAGACATATGATGTTGAGATAAATTTTTATTTTAAAATTAAATTTCTGCAAAATTACTGAATTTAGCAACAGGAATACGTTTCTTGTGGAAAAATAAACCATTTTCGATATACTTAAATATCAACAAGTGTTGATTTTAACCTTTTTAGTAAATGATTATCTAAAAATTTTGTAACACAATATCCTTTTCTTTTACTAATACTTTAGTGATAAACTTTTAAACATGAAAAAAATACTTTCATTTACCTTTATTTTATTATTTTCAATTGTAATTTTTGCTCAGAAAACCATTTCTGGAACTGTAAAAAATGATGATGGAAAACCGCTTGCAAGCGCAAGTGTAACCATAGAAGAAATAGGCAAAAATGCCATTTTAGAATATGCAATTACCGATGCCAAAGGAAATTATAAAGTGACTTTTACCAGTAATGACGAAAAAATTCTTGTAAAAGTAAAAGCTTTTAACCACCAAACCATTACTGAAAATTATAATAACGCAACTCAGACTTTGAATTTTGTGCTTCAAGAAAAAGCCACAGAAATTAAAGAAGTAAAACTGAAAACTAAACTCATTACCAAACGTGGTGACACCATTTCTTATGATTTAAAATCTTTCGAAAGTAAGGCAGATAGAAGTTTAGCAGATGTTTTGAAAAAAATTCCTGGGATTGAAGTAAATAAAGATGGTTCTATTCTCTATCAAGGTGAACCGATTAACAAATTCTACGTAAACGGAAAAGATTTAATGGAAGGAAGTTACGGCTTAATCAATAATTCTCTCCCAAAAGATGCTGTGCAAAAAGTAGAAGTGCTTGAAAATCACCAACCTGTAAAAATTCTTCAAGATAAACTTTCTTCGGAGAATGCGGCGATTAATGTGCAGCTCAAAAAATCTATTACCATGACAGGAAGAGGAGAAACTTCTCTTGGTGTGGCGCCATCTCTTTGGAATGTAAAACTTTCTCCGATGCTTTTTACTCAAAAATACCAATGGGTTTTGAATTACAAAACCAATAATATGGGAGAAGAAGTAGAAAAAGAGAATAATATTCTGGCTTTTGGGAATAGATTTGAAGGAATGAGAAGAAATTTTTCGGAAAATTCTTGGCTTTCTGTAGAAAACGCGGCTACTCCTCAAAACGTTCCTGTAAAAAGATATTTATTGAACAATGTACATTATTTATCTGCCAATGTTTTGACCAATCTCTCGAAGCAATGGGAATTTAAAGCTAACGCCAGTTATAGCAATAACGCCATAGAAAGAGAAAGCATGGTAAAAACCTTCAATGCGAATAATGATTTGACAAATACTTCATTAGTGTCTAATAATTTCTATACCAACCAAGCAAAAGGTGAAATTATTTTCTCTAAAAACGCCAATAAAAGTTTCTTTAAAAATACCACTACGTATAACGGACTTTGGAATGGAGATTTGGCGAATACCAGAAACAATAATATTGCTTCTAACCAAAGAACAAAAACGCCATCTAATAGTTTCCAAAACTCATTAAGTGCTATTATTCCTTGGAAAGAAAGATTAGTAAATGCCATGTCATTCATCAGTTATAGAGATGACAAGCAAGATTTATTCATCAATCCAGCAAATTATGTGGTGAATTTACAAAATGTAGATGGTGGAAATAATAGCGAATTGGTACATCAATTCCTTAATCTGAAAACTTTCGAAGCGGTACATTCTGCATCTATTGGTTTGTCTAAAAAGAATTGGACTTTTACGCCAGAAGTTGGTCTTAATTATACCAATAACAAACTACTTACAGATGTAAATGGCGTTACAGGAAACTCTATTCAGGATTATCAATTTAGTGGAACTGCATTAGAAAATGACATTAACTTTAAAAATCTAAAACCTTATGCACAAATGATGGTGAATTACAAGAGAGAAGGTTTAGATGTGAATTTAAGTTTCCCTGTTAATTTTAATAATATTTCTGCAACTGGAACCAATAATTTAGACAAAACTCTAAATAAAGTGACTTATGAACCAAGATTGTTCATGAGATATGATTTAACTTCATTCTGGAAAATTTCAACTTTCGCGGGAATTACCAATTCTTTTGGAAGCATCAATGATGTTTATAATGGTTTTATTCTTTTGTCTGCTAAAAATTTATCTTCTAGAAATACTGATATTCAGCAAACAAGGTCTAATTTCGTTGGGTCAAGATTAGAATACAGAAATCCATTGAATAACATTTTCTTTAATGTAAGTTATAATTTTAATGATAGAACCAATAACGTAACTTTCCTTAATGAATTAGATGAAGCAAGTCAGCAGTTTATCATCAAAGGATATAATTTAGAGAACAACAGCAAAACCAATTCTGCTAGAACAGAGCTCGGAAAATATTTCCCTAAATTTAAAACCAACGCTTCTGTAGGATATAATTACTCATTAAGTAATTATCAGCAATTACCGGCCAACTCTACACCTACAGAATCTAGTTTTATAGATGTAGAAGGCGTAAATCAAGGAGTAAGTGTTAAATTTAATAACAATTATTTCTCTTGGTTAAGTGTAGATTATAATGCTAATTGGAATTTTAACAACACAAAATCTCCAGACGATGCAAGGTTTAATAACAAAACCAATTTATTTAATCACGCACTTTCTGCTTATGTATATCCTATCAAAAATCACACATTAGGATTCACTTGGGATGAATTGCATTCTAGCAACAGAGAAAGAACGGCTAAAAATGCTTTCTTTGACCTTTCTTACCAATATTCTATGTCCGAAGAAAAAATAGATTTAGAACTGAAAGTGCTGAATATTACCAATAATAATGTATTCGAAAATGTAAATTTTAACTCTACTTTTAATCAGACTTCTTACACCACGGTAAACATTAGACCGAGACAAGTGGTACTCACGCTGAAGTTTAACTTCAAATAAATTTTTCAAAATAACGAACGCAGTAAATTTTTTTACTGCGTTTTTTATGATTTTTAGCGAAAAACCTTCTATGGTTTTATAAATTTTTTATCTTTGTTAAAGACAATCATTTTTTTAACTTAAAAACAATCATTCTTTTTAACACACCATCATGAAAGGGATTTTAAAAATCTATCACCCAGAAGAAACCCTTAAATACCATATCTCTAGCACATATTGCAAGGCGGTTTATCTCAATTCAAAAAATTTTCT
Proteins encoded:
- a CDS encoding tetratricopeptide repeat protein; amino-acid sequence: MEEFFENELAKKFEDMIENNEQFYFDTEEVEDIVIFYLEMGDINFAEMAVNYGLNLHPNSIELKVKQLEVFLELEKYVQARQLIEELKPSCSESTDFLVCCAKYYSNNGNPRKSIEFCEKALELEEEESFLHNFIADEYYNLQDPFNALKNYKLALKHDPQDEYALESAMMCYGEMTRHAEAEEFLQNYINQFPFSETAWFEMGQFYFNRKNYEKAIQSFDYLLAINSDAAGVYANKAACYEAMEQWEKAIEVYEEQLELEYTKAFTFYKIGLCYKAAKKNMEALRAFQKSLREDPQFYLSMMEQSDLYLEMGSMKEALHFAKEAVALNENNLEFQKKLAFLYIDSGRFEESLSCLKKLVDVEPKRFYNWYAYSEVIMLIGEYEDAITVLEQATKIHQRAELYYQLSNSYLHLNDEENGQKALQKALELDESLSSDMQEKYPFIKEQISKEKSKNK
- the glmM gene encoding phosphoglucosamine mutase — protein: MSLIKSISGIRGTIGGKVDDNLTPVDVVKFTAAFGTWLQKNKNKKDLNLVIGRDARISGAMVNSLVTATLQGLGIHVVDLGLSTTPTVEVMVPELKADGGIILTASHNPKQWNALKLLNEKGEFISGKDGAEMLEIAEKEDFNFAEVDDLGKYETRTDAFDIHIQKILDLPMVDVEAVKAKKFKVVLDAVNSTGGISLPPLLEKLGCEVVKLYCEPNGQFPHNPEPLKEHLTDICDLIKKEGADVGIVVDPDVDRLALIDENGEMFGEEYTLVAVADYLLRHKKGVAISNLSSSRALRDVARNLDSEYFASAVGEVNVVTLMKEKNAVIGGEGNGGIIYPDLHYGRDSLVGVALFLTHLAKENKTVSELRATYPAYYMGKKKIELTPEIDVDALLVKMQEEYNISTSLNVEEISTIDGVKIDFPENWVHLRKSNTEPIIRIYTEAFSQQEADELADKMIAKIKSLI
- a CDS encoding TonB-dependent receptor; translated protein: MKKILSFTFILLFSIVIFAQKTISGTVKNDDGKPLASASVTIEEIGKNAILEYAITDAKGNYKVTFTSNDEKILVKVKAFNHQTITENYNNATQTLNFVLQEKATEIKEVKLKTKLITKRGDTISYDLKSFESKADRSLADVLKKIPGIEVNKDGSILYQGEPINKFYVNGKDLMEGSYGLINNSLPKDAVQKVEVLENHQPVKILQDKLSSENAAINVQLKKSITMTGRGETSLGVAPSLWNVKLSPMLFTQKYQWVLNYKTNNMGEEVEKENNILAFGNRFEGMRRNFSENSWLSVENAATPQNVPVKRYLLNNVHYLSANVLTNLSKQWEFKANASYSNNAIERESMVKTFNANNDLTNTSLVSNNFYTNQAKGEIIFSKNANKSFFKNTTTYNGLWNGDLANTRNNNIASNQRTKTPSNSFQNSLSAIIPWKERLVNAMSFISYRDDKQDLFINPANYVVNLQNVDGGNNSELVHQFLNLKTFEAVHSASIGLSKKNWTFTPEVGLNYTNNKLLTDVNGVTGNSIQDYQFSGTALENDINFKNLKPYAQMMVNYKREGLDVNLSFPVNFNNISATGTNNLDKTLNKVTYEPRLFMRYDLTSFWKISTFAGITNSFGSINDVYNGFILLSAKNLSSRNTDIQQTRSNFVGSRLEYRNPLNNIFFNVSYNFNDRTNNVTFLNELDEASQQFIIKGYNLENNSKTNSARTELGKYFPKFKTNASVGYNYSLSNYQQLPANSTPTESSFIDVEGVNQGVSVKFNNNYFSWLSVDYNANWNFNNTKSPDDARFNNKTNLFNHALSAYVYPIKNHTLGFTWDELHSSNRERTAKNAFFDLSYQYSMSEEKIDLELKVLNITNNNVFENVNFNSTFNQTSYTTVNIRPRQVVLTLKFNFK